The Pseudomonadota bacterium region TCGCGATTCAGACACCAGGTGCCTAAGTATAAGGTCACAAGGTCAAACGCATGCATCAATTGTGGAACTTGCGCCAAATCATGCCCCTACGGAGTTCATGAAAGGCAGGAAGGGCACAATAAAATGAGCGTGCCCATAGACTATAAGTGTATCGGCTTTGAATGCGAAAATAACGATTTTTATTGCGTTAACAAATGTCCGCGTAGCGCACTGAGCTTATCGCTCAATCCGATGTATGAAACGTTGGGTGACTATCGATGGACAGCCGATATGATTACCGGTACCTGGATCATGGCCGAAACCGGTTACCCGCCTGAGCGAAAAGATCTTGAATATAATACGGGCAATTCCGGAGGCGGCTTCGACAAGTTGCGCTTAAAGTTCCCTTCAGGGCGCCCAAAAATTGATAAGTTTGAGATATCTACTGAAATTCCTCTGAACCGGAGAAATGACGGCCGGGCCAATGTTGTAATTTCCACGCCTGTCTATGGCGGAGGCATGTCCTTTGGATCGGTCAGTCTGCCTACTATGGTTTCCAAGGCTCGCAACGCAACCATATGGAATACTTTTACCTGTACCGGAGAAGGCGGATATCCGGAACTCCTTATACCCTATGATGATCACGTCATTACTCAGGTGGCGACCGGTTTGTTTGGAGTACGTGAAGAAACAATTCAGCGGGTAAAAATAATAGAATTCAAATACGCGCAGGGGGCAAAGCCCGGTCTGGGCGGACATCTCCTTGGAGAAAAAAACACGGAAAGCGTTGCCCGTATGAGGGAAGCTGTTAAAGGATCGTCTTTGTTTTCACCTTTTCCGTTTCACTCGGTTTACTCCATTGAAGATCATAAGAAACACATTGACTGGATTAAAGCAATCAATCCTGATGCCTTAGTTTCGGTTAAAGTATCAACACCCAATGATGTTGATATGGTTGCCGTCGGTTCGTATTATGCCGGCGCTCATATCATTCATATCGACGGCGGATATGGCGGTACCGGCGCTGCACCTGATATTGCAAAAAAGAACATCGCAATGCCGATAGAATATGCCATAACGAAAGTACATAATTTTTTAAAAGATGAGGGAGCACGGGATGCCGTAACGCTCATTGCCTCAGGTGGTATCAGGACGGCTCACGATCTGGTTAAAGCCATTTGCCTGGGTGCAGACGGCGCGGTCATCGGTACAGCGGAAATGGTTTCCCTGGAATGTGTCAGATGCGGAAACTGTGAATCAGGGCGCGGTTGTGCCCGGGGCATAGCTTCCACCGATTCGGAACTTGCCGATTTGTTTAATGAAGAATGGGCAACACAACGCCTGACAAATATGTACCATGCCTGGAATGTCCAACTGATCGAAATATTGCAAAAGTTCGGCATGAGGAGTGTGCAGGAGCTTGTAGGCCGTACGGATTTGCTTGAACACATAGATTACAGTAAATAAAACGGAGTCTGTTATATGGATAATGTTGAAAAAATAACACAGTCACGAAATGAAATTTGCAGCCGGGTCCCGGTTTTAAGTCCGAACACGGAAGAAGAAGGCGGCTGCGGTGTAACCGGTTTTATCTGCTCGATTCCTGTAACCGGAAAAAACATCTTTGAACCCTCCGTCCAGATGCATAACAGAGGCAATGGCAAAGGCGGCGGAATCGGCGCAGTAGGATTCATTCCCGAGGCAATG contains the following coding sequences:
- a CDS encoding glutamate synthase-related protein, with the translated sequence MKPSTVQIKKMPSRFRHQVPKYKVTRSNACINCGTCAKSCPYGVHERQEGHNKMSVPIDYKCIGFECENNDFYCVNKCPRSALSLSLNPMYETLGDYRWTADMITGTWIMAETGYPPERKDLEYNTGNSGGGFDKLRLKFPSGRPKIDKFEISTEIPLNRRNDGRANVVISTPVYGGGMSFGSVSLPTMVSKARNATIWNTFTCTGEGGYPELLIPYDDHVITQVATGLFGVREETIQRVKIIEFKYAQGAKPGLGGHLLGEKNTESVARMREAVKGSSLFSPFPFHSVYSIEDHKKHIDWIKAINPDALVSVKVSTPNDVDMVAVGSYYAGAHIIHIDGGYGGTGAAPDIAKKNIAMPIEYAITKVHNFLKDEGARDAVTLIASGGIRTAHDLVKAICLGADGAVIGTAEMVSLECVRCGNCESGRGCARGIASTDSELADLFNEEWATQRLTNMYHAWNVQLIEILQKFGMRSVQELVGRTDLLEHIDYSK